One Candida dubliniensis CD36 chromosome 1, complete sequence genomic region harbors:
- a CDS encoding aldo-keto reductase, putative (Similar to Candida dubliniensis CSH1;~possibly fungus-specific) → MSIEVKYSNLGESGLKISPLIVGCLSFGSKEWAEWVIEDEDEVFTILKKCYDVGLRTFDTADSYSNGKSEELLGKFIKKYNIPRDKIVILSKVYFSVEPNTGRYSLADTSGFEDKDYANRNGLSRKHIFDAVEASVKRLGTYLDVFQIHRLDEDTPKKEIMRALNDVVDQGFARYIGASSMRAVDFAQLQFIAEQHGWHKFISMQNYYNLIYREEEREMIPFCQTNYLSKVGIIPWSPLARGVLARSLGVVSENSREKLDQQRFKILGLDTLSDADKEIIQRVEKVAKDHNVSMAVVATAWVIGKGFNPIVGLSSVKRVDDILQALKFELTKEEKTFLEEPYVPKNVTA, encoded by the coding sequence atGTCAATTGAAGTCAAGTATAGTAACTTAGGTGAATCTGGCCTTAAGATTTCACCATTGATTGTTGGATGCTTAAGTTTTGGTTCCAAAGAGTGGGCTGAATGGGTcattgaagatgaagatgaagttTTCACTATTTTAAAGAAATGTTATGATGTTGGATTACGTACATTTGATACTGCTGATAGTTATTCAAACGGTAAGTCAGAGGAATTGCTTGGGAAATTTATCAAGAAGTATAACATTCCAAGAGATAAAATTGTGATATTAAGTAAAGTTTACTTTAGTGTCGAACCCAATACTGGAAGATATTCGTTAGCAGATACCTCAGGTTTCGAAGATAAGGACTATGCCAATAGAAATGGGTTATCTCGGAAACATATATTTGATGCTGTCGAAGCTTCTGTTAAAAGATTGGGGACCTATTTAGATGTTTTCCAGATCCACAGATTGGATGAAGACACaccaaagaaagaaataatgaGGGCTTTGAACGATGTGGTTGATCAAGGATTTGCCAGATATATTGGTGCCTCTTCTATGAGAGCGGTTGATTTTGCTCAATTGCAATTTATTGCCGAACAACATGGTTGGCACAAATTCATTAGTAtgcaaaattattataatttgatttatagaGAAGAGGAAAGAGAAATGATTCCATTTTGTCAAACCAACTATTTGAGTAAAGTAGGTATTATTCCTTGGTCGCCACTTGCTAGAGGGGTTTTGGCTCGTTCACTTGGTGTCGTCTCAGAAAATTCAAGAGAGAAATTAGACCAACAACGGTTCAAAATATTGGGGTTGGACACTTTGTCAGATGCagataaagaaattattcaaaGAGTTGAAAAAGTTGCAAAAGACCACAATGTGAGTATGGCCGTTGTTGCTACAGCTTGGGTTATTGGCAAAGGTTTCAATCCCATTGTTGGACTCTCATCCGTTAAAAGAGTCGATGATATTTTGCAAGCGttgaaatttgaattaactaaggaagaaaaaacgTTTTTAGAGGAACCTTATGTTCCTAAGAACGTAACCGCTTAA
- a CDS encoding mitochondrial protein, putative (Similar to C. albicans FMP29;~Similar to S. cerevisiae FMP29) has product MLSRVARYSRTLNQLTRTSQGGLLSAVLRTSIRQNSTDSPPSNSANEIYTKLSDTKDPQRNQFFQYTWGSWLTNDKSKKKQRETTFSIEGLTLFIDRINQLESKLGQPKSLEGAFVLTNNKELLGSTKEKVIVRSIASIHEGKHHRVYKITLNTGKDLVLRIPYKLDSDAAIASKLKSEVATIDFLKLKLGLNVPRVLAYGVDSNNELKSPFILQEFISGELLMKKWHPLLPDSEETNKNLHEVIDPIAQFQDKILSVTFKKFGSLYFHDDVEGSLQNDVPYEGETDSTLSNRWRIGPSVERQFTRNKSKLQQSIIDQYNGPWDASNTTALLESVADIELENAKSKLALINADAGANENDKVLITKQIKTFENLKKISPQLINDKSKSIMNVQELFKPRLYIPDLDPLNVIQHTESENYFIDFEGSTIKPFILTSYPKFVAYQGAKIYNLEEDVPGYKEMEELEKQQYDFMYYKTRNERMWELELNKYRHDLIAVASPHIKVLKSPYLQALDIKNGKDYLYVEGSIVQLQAMWEAYVANELVNSKDTKFPIEYTAEYLDQHQQELSDYQLETVSSPFSATGGWIPQDMFDTLKAQGILVETKDGDYKVETEKVLENPPSPSEEK; this is encoded by the coding sequence ATGTTATCAAGAGTTGCCAGATACTCAAGAACGTTAAACCAGTTGACCAGAACCAGTCAAGGTGGTTTATTGTCAGCTGTGTTGAGAACTTCGATTCGTCAAAATTCAACCGACTCACCACCATCTAACAGTGCCAATGAAATTTATACCAAGCTTTCTGATACCAAAGATCCACAACgtaaccaattttttcaatatacTTGGGGTTCCTGGTTGACTAACGATAAatccaaaaagaaacagaGAGAAACCACTTTTTCCATTGAAGGGTTGACATTATTTATCGATagaatcaatcaattggaatCAAAACTTGGTCAGCCAAAAAGTTTAGAAGGTGCATTTGTTTTGACTAACAACAAGGAGTTATTAGGTTCAACTAAGGAAAAAGTTATTGTCAGATCAATTGCCTCGATACATGAGGGTAAACATCACCGTGTTTACAAAATCACTTTGAACACTGGTAAAGACTTGGTTTTACGTATTCCTTACAAATTAGACTCCGATGCTGCAATTGCttctaaattgaaaagtGAAGTAGCAACAATCGATTtcttaaaattgaaattgggtTTGAATGTGCCACGAGTTTTGGCGTATGGTGTAGATTCCAATAATGAACTTAAGAGTCCATTtattttacaagaatttatttctggagaattgttgatgaaaaaatgGCACCCATTGTTGCCAGACTCTGAagaaaccaacaaaaactTGCATGAAGTGATTGATCCAATTGCCCAATTTCAGGACAAAATATTAAGTGTGACATTTAAGAAATTTGGCTCATTATACTTCCATGATGATGTCGAAGGCTCCTTACAGAATGATGTTCCTTACGAAGGCGAAACTGATTCAACTTTATCAAACCGTTGGAGAATTGGACCAAGTGTTGAAAGACAATTCACCAGAAATAAAAGCAAGTTGCAGCAATCCATTATTGACCAATACAACGGTCCTTGGGATGCTTCAAACACAACTGCATTGTTAGAGTCAGTTGCTGATATTGAGTTGGAAAACGCAAAAAGCAAACTTGCTTTAATTAATGCCGATGCTGGAGccaatgaaaatgataaagtTTTAATCACCAAGCAAATTAaaacttttgaaaacttaaagaaaatttctccccaattaattaatgacaAATCAAAGTCAATTATGAATGTTCAAGAGTTATTTAAACCAAGATTGTATATACCGGATTTAGATCCTTTGAATGTTATCCAACACACGGAAAGCGAAAACTactttattgattttgaaggATCTACTATCAAGCCATTTATTTTGACTAGCTATCCGAAATTTGTTGCTTATCAAGGTGCTAAAATCTACAATTTAGAAGAAGACGTTCCAGGATATAAGGAAATGGAAGAATTGGAGAAACAGCAATACGATTTTATGTATTATAAGACCAGAAATGAAAGAATGTGGGAActtgaattgaataaatacAGACACGATTTGATTGCTGTTGCTTCTCCTCACATTAAGGTTTTGAAAAGTCCTTATTTGCAAGCTTTGGATATAAAGAACGGCAAAGACTATTTATATGTTGAAGGGTCCATCGTCCAATTACAAGCTATGTGGGAAGCATATGTTGCCAACGAGCTAGTAAATTCCAAGGATACAAAATTCCCAATAGAATATACAGCTGAATACTTggatcaacatcaacagGAATTGAGCGATTACCAATTAGAAACCGTCTCAAGTCCATTTTCAGCAACTGGAGGTTGGATTCCTCAGGACATGTTTGATACTTTGAAGGCACAGGGTATTCTTGTGGAGACCAAGGATGGTGATTATAAAGTTGAAACCGAAAAGGTGTTAGAAAATCCACCTTCCCCAtcagaagaaaaataa
- a CDS encoding TRAPP [20 kda] subunit, putative (Similar to S. cerevisiae TRS20;~Similar to C. albicans TRS20), whose amino-acid sequence MSSSYYFSIIGTKDNPLYELEFSSFKSANISTTDNVPGKSQFPQSTKELLPFIANSSLDLIDDQAFTNNVLNLGKIDQFYGLSINAYILQSQVKFILCYNSKEESSIKQFFQEVNELYAKCLMNPFYNVDDAIVSPDFDLKIKQLARKYL is encoded by the coding sequence ATGTCCTCATCTTATTATTTCTCCATTATTGGAACTAAAGATAATCCGTTGTATGAATTAGAATTCTCCTCGTTTAAAAGTGCCAACATTTCAACAACAGATAATGTACCGGGAAAATCGCAGTTCCCCCAATCAACGAAAGAATTACTCCCGTTTATTGCCAATTCATCTTTAGATCTTATTGACGACCAAGCATTTACCAACAATGTATTAAATCTAGGCAAGATAGATCAATTCTATGGGTTATCGATAAATGCTTATATCCTACAAAGCCAAGTGAAATTTATTCTATGCTACAACTCAAAAGAGGAGAGttcaattaaacaatttttccaaGAAGTTAACGAGTTATACGCAAAGTGTTTAATGAACCCTTTCTACAATGTCGACGATGCCATTGTATCGCCAGATTTCgatttgaaaatcaaacaattggCTAGAAAGTATTTATAA
- a CDS encoding conserved hypothetical protein (induced during mating in C. albicans) has translation MSITLISSGLSNGNLWDPIKPNFIFSSNISSKIYNLIHAPRKGNQSPSVIKINIQLNNLVSRNKSMKLSDLQDLINIHSNKHYILRILKQENWEYKPSEEIFIVTVKLVLLDCSKDAIEFEHNESYTILKQCQFMDEIESYIKKIYLKYSEEEYSSYDISDSTIECSESEDNGELFGKCLEPLKSNDTLIDEFKKIFHDISDEEKTFKHNHDFIKNISNLRHNDDEDIVEEEEEEEPSSTEEKENSLILPETPSMAKPETGALRLDDLIEVSCENEDDFDLQNIPNPSLALPISPSKHGFAEDNEVIKISRQSPFHSPTKTRRANDLSRKPSNTSFSMMSDERYGLEYAYNSNHEDVPSFIKENKKFKFIKVGKVQKFVNLFEEQKNQKEPVTPSRPSSRISSRVTSRAVSRTVSRSASMEKVI, from the coding sequence ATGCTGATAACTTTGATATCCCTGGGTCTACTGAATGGCAATTTATGGGACCCTATCAAGCCCAACTTTATATTTTCCTCGAATATTTCCAGCAAGATATACAATCTAATACATGCTCCGAGAAAGGGAAATCAATCACCATCTGtgataaagataaatatTCAACTAAATAATTTGGTATCAAGAAATAAATCCATGAAATTGTCCGATTTGCAAGATTTGATAAACATCCATTCCAATAAGCACTATATTTTACGTATTTTAAAACAAGAGAATTGGGAATATAAACCATCAGAAGAGATATTTATTGTAACCGTGAAACTAGTCCTACTAGACTGTTCAAAAGATGCTATTGAATTTGAGCATAATGAAAGCTACACAATATTGAAGCAATGCCAATTCAtggatgaaattgaatcttATATCAAAAAGATATATCTCAAGTACTCAGAGGAGGAATATCTGTCGTATGACATAAGTGATTCCACCATAGAGTGCAGTGAAAGTGAAGACAATGGAGAATTATTTGGCAAATGCCTTGAACCACTAAAATCTAATGATACTctaattgatgaattcaAAAAGATTTTCCATGACATAAGTGATGAGGAGAAAACGTTCAAGCATAATCATGATTTTATAAAGAATATAAGCAATTTAAGACATAATGACGATGAAGATATTgtcgaagaagaagaagaagaagaaccgTCAAGTACCGaggagaaagaaaattctCTAATTTTACCTGAGACGCCATCTATGGCTAAACCAGAAACTGGTGCATTGCGTTTggatgatttaattgaagttAGTTGTGAAAACGAAGATGATTTCGATCTTCAAAATATCCCAAATCCGTCTTTAGCCTTACCTATTTCTCCATCAAAACATGGGTTTGCTGAAGATAATGAAGTGATCAAGATTTCTAGGCAGCTGCCATTTCATTCCCCAACTAAAACTAGAAGAGCAAATGATTTATCTCGAAAGCCCTCAAATACTTCATTCTCGATGATGAGTGATGAAAGATATGGTCTAGAGTACGCTTACAATTCCAATCACGAAGACGTGCCTTCgtttattaaagaaaataaaaaattcaaatttatcaaagtTGGTAAAGTTCAAAAATTTGTCAATCTTTTCGAAGAACAGAAAAACCAAAAGGAACCTGTTACTCCATCTAGGCCCAGCAGTAGAATTTCTAGCAGAGTCACTAGTAGAGCAGTCAGTAGAACAGTCTCTAGATCTGCTAGCATGGAAAAGGTTATATAA
- a CDS encoding conserved hypothetical protein (the distant homologue in S. cerevisiae is required for growth at low temperatures): protein MSRNVSLPSTNESTKNKRVVSSQLRLAKVESIEANNLASSSSPKSEAESPKTKLPKTKATARNNNDERTHKSFNDFSLDFSNTFNLMGEETPSYIPRVPTRQREGSKDFAKTQISKEALKKAGELTSIFLDTRKLLNAEYNVIDQKADLAGKTNGNIASKIKISRGTLIRAEKVKTTLAVKYLYIQRIYEWAESHQDNNEHPGVEGVYNPLQILRNRKLRNKYNEHPQTIISMQTIPLACNVFSKHNAHSRHDNSAMPGHRKKHWKMMWAIDLNEFVGDSRWRVNHWHELRDAKGNLWFSNHVQTPEYSEKDKSKLFVLRNHKHHDKHGEIEVSHKATEKEEDEEGIYTTIEPRNHNGLPSNEGSSSDSDFHKFRISRSKSPHKRKIRSKMKKFYIGGPGSNSNGNAGDSSSSSNVAHEIASPADTAKSGTVTDPLAKQMFKKLPPLTREDEELDLPASEVSLPKINIEPTSPAPNSKGAFFEDEDKDDIKPSVKEVEFLPFEKRESTSSHSHNRSSSDPDGVILEEEDDDNETTNHDKIEEEVDQVKCAAIFDEREVEFQNIVANLEYFHQFMNLRTNYLTMEYPRYLELVDQKVQHITKELVYEILLRMSQINDEHLPGYEQLYLGFMEEIKSVIHLVNDVYSMKIDTLLSSSDRSISEINASLSLDLRKITEKLDQLDFSLNKNIFKKAISKRRGEQSHNVGLIYKILYSCLENFIVVLLRLIWIVVNIYKILRYIVKLIFGILKFIVW from the coding sequence ATGTCGAGGAACGTTTCATTACCTAGCACTAATGAATCTACTAAAAACAAACGGGTGGTATCATCACAATTAAGATTGGCTAAAGTTGAAAGTATTGAGGCAAATAATTTAGCATCATCGTCATCTCCTAAATCAGAAGCAGAACTGcccaaaacaaaactcCCTAAGACTAAAGCCACAGCtagaaacaacaatgacGAAAGAACACATAAATCGTTTAATGATTTCAGTTTAGATTTTAGCAATACGTTTAATTTGATGGGTGAAGAAACACCCTCATATATACCACGAGTGCCTACCCGACAACGAGAAGGTTCCAAGGACTTTGCAAAAAcacaaatttcaaaagaaGCCTTGAAAAAAGCAGGAGAGTTGACTTCTATTTTTCTAGATACTCGGAAACTACTAAATGCCGAATACAATGTTATTGATCAAAAAGCAGATCTAGCAGGCAAGACCAATGGGAACATTGcatcaaaaataaagatttCCCGTGGAACCCTAATTAGAGCAGAGAAAGTGAAAACCACCCTTGCAGTTAAATATTTGTACATTCAAAGAATTTATGAGTGGGCAGAAAGTCATcaagataataatgaacATCCGGGAGTTGAAGGAGTTTATAATCCGCTACAGATTTTAAGAAATCGAAAGTTgagaaataaatataatgagCATCCCCAGACAATAATATCCATGCAAACCATCCCATTGGCTTGTAATGTGTTCAGTAAACATAATGCACACAGCAGACATGACAATAGTGCTATGCCTGGACACAGAAAAAAGCATTGGAAAATGATGTGGGCCATTGACTTGAATGAGTTTGTGGGAGATTCTCGTTGGCGAGTGAACCATTGGCACGAACTTAGAGATGCAAAGGGAAACTTATGGTTCCTGAACCATGTTCAAACTCCAGAATATTCCGAAAAAGATAAAAGCAAATTATTTGTGTTACGAAATCATAAACATCATGATAAACATGGTGAGATTGAAGTCTCACACAAGGCAAccgaaaaagaagaagacgaagaaGGTATTTATACTACAATTGAACCCAGAAACCACAATGGATTACCTTCTAATGAAGGTTCGAGTTCAGATAGTGATTTCCATAAATTTCGTATTTCACGTTCAAAGTCACCTCATAAACGAAAGATAAGAagcaaaatgaaaaagttttATATTGGAGGGCCAGGATCCAATAGTAATGGGAATGCTGGTGACTCTTCAAGTTCATCTAACGTGGCTCATGAAATTGCTTCTCCTGCTGATACAGCAAAGAGTGGAACTGTAACAGATCCTTTGGCAAAACAAATGTTCAAGAAACTTCCACCACTCACACGGGAAGATGAGGAGCTTGATTTACCGGCATCAGAAGTTTCATTGCCAAAAATTAACATTGAACCAACAAGTCCTGCTCCAAACAGTAAAGGTGCATTTTTTGAAGACGAAGACAAGGATGATATTAAACCTTCAGTTAAGGAAGTTGAGTTTTTACCCTTTGAGAAAAGAGAAAGTACAAGTTCACATTCACATAATCGTTCCAGCTCTGACCCAGACGGAGTAATTCTTGAAGAggaagatgatgataatgagaCAACCAATcatgataaaattgaagaagaagtagacCAAGTAAAATGTGCTGCAATTTTTGACGAACGAGAAGTAGAGTTTCAGAATATCGTTGCAAATTTGGAATATTTCCATCAGTTCATGAACTTGCGAACTAATTATTTAACAATGGAATATCCTCGATATTTGGAGCTTGTGGATCAGAAAGTTCAGCACATTACAAAAGAGTTAGTTTACGAGATTTTATTACGCATGTCTCAAATAAATGATGAACATCTACCTGGTTATGAACAATTATACCTTGGATTCATGGAAGAGATAAAATCAGTCATTCATTTGGTGAATGATGTGTACTCAATGAAGATTGATACGTTGTTAAGCTCCAGTGACAGGTCTATTTCGGAAATTAATGCTTCTTTGTCTCTTGATTTGAGAAAGATTACTGAGAAATTAGATCAATTGGATTTTTCATTGAATAAGAACATATTTAAGAAGGCTATACTGAAAAGAAGAGGTGAACAATCCCACAATGTTGGTTTGATCTACAAAATTTTGTATTCGTGTCTTGAGAACTTTATTGTTGTGTTGTTGAGATTAATATGGATTGTGGTTAATATTTATAAGATTTTGAGATATATTgtgaaattaatttttggaATACTAAAATTTATAGTTTGGTAG
- a CDS encoding HSP70 interacting protein/thioredoxin chimera, putative (Similar to C. albicans TXL1), producing MPIKFVKSIIDFEGYLKNNRLLVLNFTASWCGPCKAIKHVVDQAYGQFQGVEIVRIDLDSQRELASKYSITSVPTFVFIETGKEVDRIQGANPQALISKLQEFNTKANGQKRRGNGTTTEELITQNSSLKDIKPLIPENFEVLNATIDFSGYEVLNCLPLYKDSKAKHVVSLGGTDASADKSAVISDSDSQLLFYIPFLNISKIYSILVKVKSTKTYKEVEENTLNVDSDDLDEIQPPNLIKVWCNTQSILSFDEASADANAPHVEKLSNNDEDQWFNIKFKFVRFQNVQNLTIFVDGEDEDYHTVIEKIVIVGVNSKSEEQ from the coding sequence ATGCCAATAAAATTTGTTAAGTCCATTATAGATTTCGAAGgttatttgaaaaacaatAGACTCCTTGTATTGAATTTCACTGCATCATGGTGTGGTCCTTGTAAAGCGATCAAACACGTCGTTGATCAGGCTTACGGACAATTTCAAGGTGTTGAAATCGTGAGAATTGATTTAGATAGTCAACGTGAATTGGCATCAAAATACAGCATCACATCTGTTCCTACATTTGTATTTATCGAAACAGGGAAGGAAGTTGATCGTATTCAAGGTGCCAACCCTCAAGCATTGATTAGCAAGTTGCAAGAGTTCAATACTAAAGCAAACGGGCAAAAGAGAAGAGGGAATGGTACAACTACTGAAGAGTTGATTACCCAAAATAGTAGTCTAAAAGATATAAAACCATTGATTCCTGAAAATTTCGAAGTATTGAATGCTACTATAGACTTTAGTGGGTACGAAGTTTTAAATTGCTTACCGTTGTACAAGGACTCGAAAGCAAAGCATGTTGTAAGCTTGGGTGGTACAGATGCATCTGCAGATAAATCGGCAGTCATATCGGATTCAGATTCTCAGTTGCTTTTCTATATCCcttttttgaatatttccaaaatttATTCCATTTTGGTAAAAGTGAAATCTACTAAAACATATaaagaagttgaagaaaaCACATTGAATGTCGACAGTGATGATTTGGATGAAATTCAACCACCTAATCTAATTAAAGTGTGGTGTAACActcaatcaattctttcatttgATGAAGCCAGTGCTGATGCAAATGCTCCAcatgttgaaaaattatccAACAATGATGAAGACCAATggtttaatattaaatttaaatttgttaGGTTCCAGAATGTTCAAAATTTGACTATTTTTGTAGATggtgaagatgaagattaTCACACGGTTATCGAGAAGATAGTCATTGTAGGTGTCAATAGCAAAAGTGAAGAGCAATGA
- a CDS encoding mitochondrial inner membrane protein involved in potassium ion transport, putative (homolog of human Letm1, a protein implicated in Wolf-Hirschhorn syndrome;~Similar to S. cerevisiae YLH47) has product MNFLIRNTIIGQTCNSKQIFYKHARTLAIKSSLTSSIRYPLQPSLHNNLNSNTINFPLVKSFIRHNSTKPEKPSLSSEQIKEKALETLEKSPATELVHKAVEEPKKSIWEKVKHEAKHYWHGTKLLGYEIKVSTKLLVKLMAGYELSRRESNQLQRTIVDVVRLVPFAMFVIIPFAELLLPIALKIFPNLLPSTYESTVDRQKKLAKLKKTRKAASEFIKNTMAESGGLKLSKKITDQERENFVQFFHCISMGKNPDRQQLIQVARLFKNDQVLDNLSRPQLVAMCNYMNLRPFGTDSILRYQIRHRLLNIIKDDKVIDYEGVDSLSMLELQLACSQRGIKTSDKSPARLRDDLETWLDLRLRQKIPSTLLILSSAYTYGDKGNSIESYYDALLAVLSSIPDEVYNVAKLELSDDSKLKLNILKEQEEMIEEENEREKDTVTKVKDKIKLDDYEETASEGIKIEADDPVEGKNDNETQKQEESSSGKESNQDPVSESKKPIKKEEVKV; this is encoded by the coding sequence ATGAACTTCCTAATTAGAAACACTATTATTGGTCAGACATGCAATTCCAAACAAATATTCTACAAGCATGCTAGAACTTTAGCTATTAAGTCGTCATTGACCAGTTCCATAAGATATCCCTTGCAGCCAAGTTTACACAACAATCTCAATTCCAATACAATCAATTTCCCCTTGGTGAAATCGTTCATAAGACACAACTCAACCAAACCCGAGAAACCGTCACTTCTGTCTGAACAAATAAAGGAAAAAGCATTGGAGACGCTAGAAAAATCACCAGCTACAGAATTAGTGCACAAGGCAGTAGAggaaccaaaaaaatctatttGGGAAAAAGTTAAGCACGAAGCAAAGCACTATTGGCATGGGACAAAATTGTTGGGATACGAAATCAAAGTGTCAACTAAATTATTGGTCAAATTAATGGCAGGATACGAGTTGTCACGTAGAGAATCAAATCAGTTGCAAAGAACgattgttgatgttgtcaGATTAGTTCCATTCGCCATGTTTGTTATTATACCATTTgcagaattattattgccTATTGCCTTGAAgatatttccaaatttgTTGCCTTCAACGTATGAGTCTACTGTTGATAgacaaaagaaattggctaaattgaagaaaaccAGAAAGGCTGCTTCTGAATTTATTAAGAATACCATGGCTGAAAGTGGTGGTTTGAAATTactgaaaaaaatcactgatcaagagagagagaattTTGTGCAATTTTTCCACTGCATTTCCATGGGTAAAAACCCAGATCGTCAGCAATTGATTCAAGTGGCCAGActatttaaaaatgatcAAGTATTGGATAACTTGTCTCGTCCCCAATTGGTTGCTATGTGTAATTATATGAATTTGAGACCTTTTGGTACTGATTCGATTTTGAGATATCAAATCAGACATCGTTTATTGAACATCATCAAAGATGATAAGGTTATCGATTACGAAGGGGTTGACAGTTTATCTATGCTTGAGTTACAATTGGCATGTCTGCAGCGTGGTATCAAAACAAGTGATAAGTCTCCTGCTAGATTAAGAGATGATTTGGAAACATGGTTGGACTTGCGGTTGAGACAAAAGATTCCAAGTactttattgattttgtcTAGTGCGTACACTTATGGCGATAAAGGGAATTCGATTGAGTCATATTATGATGCATTATTGGCTGTTTTATCGTCTATTCCTGACGAAGTGTATAATGTTGCCAAATTGGAGTTGTCTGATGACtctaaattgaaattgaacatCTTGAaggaacaagaagaaatgattgaagaagaaaatgaaagagAAAAGGACACTGTTACTAAAGTTAAAGATAAGATCAAGTTAGATGATTATGAAGAAACTGCAAGTGAGGGAATAAAAATCGAAGCTGATGATCCTGTAGAAGGTAAAAATGACAATGAAACACAAAAGCAAGAAGAACTGTCAAGTGGCAAAGAATCTAACCAAGATCCTGTATCGGAATCCAAAAAACCAATTAAGAAGGAAGAAGTTAAGGTTTAA
- a CDS encoding deoxyuridine 5'-triphosphate nucleotidohydrolase, putative (Similar to C. albicans DUT1;~Similar to S. cerevisiae DUT1) — protein sequence MTSEDQSLKKQKLEASQSLKVYLRSPKGKVPTKGSALAAGYDLYSAEAAIIPAHGQGLVSTDISIIVPIGTYGRVAPRSGLAVKHGISTGAGVIDADYRGEVKVVLFNHSDKDFEIKEGDRIAQLVLEQIVNADIKEITLEELDNTERGEGGFGSTGKN from the coding sequence ATGACATCTGAAGACCAATCCctaaagaaacaaaaattagaaGCATCCCAATCTTTGAAAGTGTATTTGCGTTCACCAAAGGGTAAAGTACCAACCAAAGGATCAGCACTTGCCGCTGGGTACGATTTATATTCTGCAGAAGCAGCCATTATTCCAGCTCATGGTCAAGGATTAGTTTCTACCGATATTTCTATAATTGTACCAATAGGTACTTATGGCCGTGTTGCACCACGTTCAGGATTGGCTGTGAAGCATGGTATTTCAACTGGTGCTGGTGTTATTGACGCCGATTATCGTGGTGAAGTGAAAGTAGTCTTATTTAATCACAGTGATAAAGATTTCGAAATTAAAGAAGGTGACAGAATTGCTCAATTGGTATTAGAACAAATTGTCAATGCCGATATCAAAGAAATAACTcttgaagaattggataATACCGAACGTGGTGAAGGTGGTTTCGGATCTACTGGTAAGAACTAG